One Miscanthus floridulus cultivar M001 chromosome 11, ASM1932011v1, whole genome shotgun sequence DNA window includes the following coding sequences:
- the LOC136491730 gene encoding uncharacterized protein has protein sequence MVIDASNNIAAAMRQVLADHGKSWELAVDQKFTCHDFPEDKRVRAATSEFTDFASRVMRARFVPSYYSRDLLHKLQQLRQGSKSVEEYYQELQMGMLRCRLEENEDGAIARFMGGLNREIQDILAYKEYNSVNRLFHLACKAEREVQGRRASMRANIPAGRASPWTPSNAAAPSTRAPPQSSSTIKPRSSTTNSVPCPSEPTRGATATSAKSSSSVVSTGRTRDIQCLRCKGYGHVRKDCPSTRVMVVRADGGYSSASDFDEETYALLAANNVAEGDDFQQDEEHIRAEAAEHYESLVVQRVLSAQMERAEQNQRHTLFQTKCVIKERSCRVIIDGGSCNNLASAEMVKKLLLSTKPHPQPYYIQWLNSSGKVKVTRLVRVEFAIGSYHDSIDCDVVPMQACSMLLGRPWQFDKDSLHFGKTNQYSFVHNDKKIVLHPMSPEAILRDELARASKLKNQAVASENQIVANELEKHKKKSSKSVHHNKNEIKLKGSCYFATKSDLDEIDASTTVCYALVCKETLFSLEDTSISLPPAVTNLLQEYADVFPKEVPPGLPPIRGIEHQIDLIPGASLPNRAPYRTNPDETKEIQRQVQELLNKGYVRESLSPCAVPVLLVPKKDGSWRMCVDCRAINNITIRYRHPIPRLDDMLDELSGSIVFSKIDLRSGYHQIRMKLGDEWKTAFKTKFGLYEWLVMPFGLTNAPSTFMRLMNEVLRSFIGRFVVVYFDDILIYSRSLEEHLDHLRAVFNALRDAHLFGNLEKCTFCTDRVSFLGYVVTPQGIEVDQAKVEAIHSWPVPCTVTQVRSFLGLASFYRRFVKDFSTIAAPLHELTKKGATFTWAATQQDAFNTLKDKLTHAPLLQLPDFNKTFELECDASGIGLGGVLLQEGKPVAYFSEKLSGPSLNYSTYDKELLALVRTLETWQHYLWPKEFVIHSDHESLKHIRSQAKLNRRHAKWVEFIESFPYVIKHKKGKENIIADALSRRYTMLSQLDFKIFGLETIKEQYAHDNDFKDEFSDVFPSEIPAWVPPI, from the exons ATGGTCATCGACGCATCGAACAACATCGCCGCCGCCATGAGACAGGTCCTCGCCGACCACGGCAAGAG TTGGGAATTAGCTGTTGATCAGAAATTTACTTgccatgatttccctgaggacaaacgtgttagggctgcaactagtgagtttactgactttgcctct cgggtcatgcgggccagatttgttccttcttattattcccgtgatcttttacataagttgcaacaattgaggcaaggatccaaatctgtagaagaatactatcaaGAGCTACAAATGGGTATGCTTCGTTGCAGGCTAGAGGAAAATGAGGATGGTGCCATAGCTAGATTTATGGGTGGGCTGAACCGGGAGATTCAGGATATTCTAGCTTATAAGGAATATAATTCTGTCAATCGTTTATTtcaccttgcttgtaaagctgaacgagaagtgcagggacgacgagctAGCATGAGGGCTAACATTCCTGCAGGTCGTGCTAGCCCGTGGACACCCTCCAATGCTGCTGCACCGTCAACGCGTGCACCCCCACAATCTTCCTCGACCATCAAGCCACGCTCCTCTACAACAAATTCTGTACCATGCCCAAGTGAACCAACTAGAGGAGCAACGGCTACATCTGCCAAGAGTTCATCCTCGGTGGTATCCACGGGGAGAACAAGGGATATTCAGTGCCTACGCTGCAAAGGATATGGCCACGTACGCAAGGACTGCCCAAGCACACGTGTGATGGTTGTGCGAGCTGATGGTGggtattcctctgctagtgattttgatgaagaaacatatgctttgcttgctgctaacaatgtagcggaaggagatgatttccaacaagacgaagagcacattagggctgaagctgctgagcactatgagagcctcgtggtgcagcgggtgctaagtgcccaaatggagagggctgagcaaaatcagcgccacactttgtttcaaaccaagtgtgtgatcaaggaacgctcttgccgtgtgatcatagatggaggaagctgcaacaacttggcaagtgctgaaatggtgaagaagcttttgttgagcacaaaaccacacccgcagccttactacattcagtggcttaacagcagcggcaaggtgaaggtaacacgattggtaagggtagagtttgccattggttcttatcatgattccattgactgcgatgttgtgcctatgcaagcatgctctatgttgttaggtagaccatggcagtttgataaagattccttgcactttggtaaaacaaatcaatactcttttgtgcataatgacaagaagattgtgttgcaccccatgtcccctgaggctattctaagagatgaacttgctagagctagcaaacttaagaatcaggctgttgctagtgaaaatcagattgtcgctaatgaacttgagaaacataagaagaagtctagcaaatctgttcatcataataaaaatgagatcaagctgaaaggctcttgttactttgccaccaaatctgatttggatgagattgatgctagtactactgtttgctatgctttggtttgcaaagaaactttattttcactcgaagatacatctatttctttgcctcctgctgtcactaatcttttgcaggagtatgccgatgtttttccaaaggaggtaccaccggggctgccaccaattcgAGGGATTGAACACCAGATTGACCTCATCCCTGGGGCTTCCTTGCCTAATCGTGCGCCGTATAGGACCAACCCGGATGAGACAAAAGAGATTcagagacaagtacaagaattgctcaacaaaggttatgtgcgtgagtctcttagcccttgtgcCGTTCCCGtgcttttagttcctaagaaggatggatcatggcgcatgtgtgttgattgtagagcgataaacaacatcacaatcagatatcgtcatcctattcctaggttagatgatatgcttgatgaattgagtggctcaattgtgttctctaaaattgatttgcgtagtggttaccaccagattcgtatgaagctaggagatgaatggaaaacagcgtttaaaactaagtttggtttatatgaatggcttgtcatgccctttggattgactaatgcacccagcactttcatgagattaatgaacgaggttttacgCTCTTTTATTGGCAGATTCGTGGTGgtatactttgatgacatcttgatatatagtagatcattagaggaacatcttgatcatttgcgtgccgttttcaatgctctacgggatgcacacttgtttggcaatcttgagaagtgcaccttttgcacagatcgagtttcttttcttggatatgttgtgacaccgcagggaatcgaagttgatcaagccaaggttgagGCCATACACAGCTGGCCTGTTCCCTgcacggtcacacaagtgcggagttttctaggacttgCTAGTTTCTACCGtcgatttgtgaaggacttcagcaccattgcagccccgctgcatgaactcaccaagaagggtgcaaccttcacttgggctgcaacccaacaggatgctttcaacacgctcaaagataagttaactcatgcacctttactccaacttcctgatttcaacaaaacctttgagcttgaatgtgatgctagtggaattgggttGGGTGGTGTGCTGTTACAAGAGGGGAAACCTGTGGCGTATTTCAGTGAAAAGTTGAGtggccctagtttgaactattctacttatgataaggaattgcttgctctagttcggactttggaaacatggcagcattatttgtggcccaaagagtttgtcatacattctgatcatgaatctttgaaacacatccgtagtcaagcaaaactgaaccgtagacatgccaagtgggttgaattcatcgagtcctttccttatgtcatcaaacacaaaaaggggaaggaaaatataattgctgatgctttgtctagacgttaCACCATGCTTTCACAACTTGACTTTAAAATCTTTGGTTTGGAAACTATTAAGGAACAATATGCACATGACAATGATTTCAAAGAT